The DNA window CTATGgcgaaaactgaaaatttaGTCGCAGTTTTAATGAACTAGAATACAAGATTTGGtaattttttcacatttcgcTGTTTTGCCGAACAAGTTTAAATCATTTCAATTGTCAAACTGACAACACATTTTTGATTTACCTTGAAGAGCGCACTTCAGTTTAGCAATCAACGCATGCAAATTGCCAAGGCACCCGAGAacaatatttcatttcaataaacaataaaccaTTTTCCGCAGcgaataatataaatatgtgcCCGAGTGTGGTCCGATTTCCAGAGCCATCATCAATAACCCGACTTCACTCGAACCGAATCGAATCAAATGTCCAGAACAGGAGGCAGCTAGTATTCTATTGGCACTCGATAAGTGAGGCTAAAACAATTGATTATTGTGTGTCCTAAGCACGCACTTTGCACTCGAGCCGAGGCAAATTCGAACGGAAACGTGAAGAAAACTGGTGCTGCTACTGGTActggtagtggtagtggtacAGGTTCCGTAACCGAAGGAAAACTCGACTGTCAGTTGCACATACGCCgaaagcaaatttaaatgttaatcaAATGCCGCTACTGAGGAATATATAAGTACAATATGGGcggaaaacccaaaaagatGAAACCGAAAATAAGAGAATCGAAGGCAAAATTTCGCATGCATGCACACGAAAATGAGTTTGATGTGGGGAAGCTCGACGATGAGCGGTTCACAAATGTAATTGACAGTTCAAGTGACAAGCGGGACGGTGGGAAAAGTAAAGGATTCTTTTCGTCCCCAATAAAAGGAAATCCACAATAAAAATTCACGGCAACACATCCTCTGttcacttttcaaaaatgcaaaatgcgcgccacaaacaatttttaattaaaaaatcgaGTGGAAAAAGTGCAAAACTTTTTTGCTGTCCATTTTGTTCCGGTTGTTGCgatgcattaaaattaatgtcATTTTTCAGCAGTTTTTCAGCAACTCTTTTTGCGCCACCCATCTTACTTCAGTTCTCTCTGTGCTCCCATATGTTTCAGCTCGCCCGAACCACTAGAAAATTTgcaaagttttccttttttcaccCGTGCAgtgcttttccatttttgcggttggaCAACGATATTCCAGGCAACAGAATCATCATAAAGGCTAAGCGAATAATTGAGATCCGAGAGTCAAAAAAACTACAATACTCGGAATTGTTTACGCAAGGTAATGCATTTTGTATATCGAACAAGTGTATTCTTGTATGGCTTTAAAGTAACATGCAATACGCatttttgtcaattttgtTAACCGGGTTAGATGTTCTTCTTCATGAAACGAAGGAAAGCATCATCCTTGCCATCTTCAATGCCGATGAGGCGACCCCACTTAGCTCCTTGGTGCTCCAGATCCCCGATTTTTCTCACTATACGCTGTTTCACATCGCGAAAGCTCTTCAAATCTAGTCCTAAAGTCCAATCGAAAGACTCACTGACGAAAGGCtttgttaaacaaattgtACCTACGTAAATTTTGGATATTTATACTCACAACATTCTGATGTTATTTTgtaaaagtaaagtaaaaattGAAGTTTCGATGTTTCCTTGTAGAGTTTTGGGGTTTAACTGAAAAATTCAGGGGGCGTACATGTATTGctttaaaattctttatcAGGGCACACTTTGTTCAAAAGCCTGCGCATGTATGTCCACTAAATGTCGACTAAGGAATGTAATTTTTTTCACTTGGAGGTGAAAGGTAGATAATCAATGTGCACTGCATACTAAAGCTAAAGTTTGATAGCATCTGGGCCTTAAGAAATAATTTAGCACGTTTCCTTTATTGTAAGCTGCATCATTATTTACACTTTAATTGCAACAATTTCCCGATTTGATGCCCAGGAAAGTGGGCGAAGTGCAGAACAaccttttcccgcttttccagcATTTTTCTTGCTTTGCTGTGTGGGCGGTCATAAAATCATTCATGCCACATAAAGAGAACCTCAGTGGGAACAATGATGGCATCGCGAGCCAAAGGACGAGTGCTCCGGCCATATGATGTTACGCTTTTATGTTCCACATCGCCAAAAACAATGCCCGTGGcaacgaaaaggaaaaaaatcaTACCCATCATCGGAGTTTCCCGCCGCCAGTCAAATCAATTGGctgcaaataaaacacaaacataGTGAGCGGAAAAGACtctgcaaatacaaataaatcgCAGCATTTCCGCAACGGTCATGCTCTCCCgcttttatgattattatataaattttcccTTGAAATGTCATAAAAAGCCAGCGCAAATAAAAAGCACCGAGGAGTGGTCTCGTCTTcctcttaattttttttttttggttcttcTGTGTGGTTCTGATGATGATGCAGGAAAATGCGCACGTCACGAGGTAGAAGCCGGAGAAAATTTGGCTGGGGAAAACAGAGTGTTCGCCACATGTCCCGACCATGGCCAATATTCAAATTCGGTTGGATGGACTTATTAAGATGTTAAAACATGATTTGTGGCCTTCTCACGGATCCCATACCACACTTGCCCCATATGAAGTGTAAGTCCAAGTGCTATCGTGTGCTTGGTAGGTTTTCCCGGCAGTCGGCAGGCAGTTTATTCCTGCCGCTTATGAATTATgaaagtttcttttttcagtGGATCCTGGTTCAGTGTCCGGGCTTCAGTGTGTTAGCCACGCGTGTTGGCCATAAACGCCCCGCTTTATGGGCCGCCGAGCTTGGCAgattgaaagtgaaaagttaAGTTGAGCTGCGCCGAGTGGCTAGGGGGAAGGTCCCATTGGGGTCGCGTTATGGAGCTTGAAAAGCAGGCCATCATAGTGCGAGAAAAGATGGAAAATGGGCTAAAGTGCGGGCAAAGTAAGGCAATTACCCACTTTCAAAGCAAGCTTAATAAATCACCGATATCAATTTCATTGAAAGATATCATTTATGCGTTCACTTAAATTTGTTTCAGAGGCGTTCGTTAATATGTTATATAGAGCTAGATACTGGTATATTATTGAACTTGTAacagataaatatttaaatttgaaaagaaaaacacatatataataaacttagGTATATGTCTTAGGAGAATCTTGCCAAATATTACTCGGTCGCAGCTcgattttttaaaatcttaCAGACTCATCTTTTTGAAGAATTTTTACTGTTTTTCGGAGATATTACTGCCAATTCGTTAAAACTGGCTGGGAACTTTAAGAAAATGTTCATGATTTCCGTAAGCATGGTCAAACATATAACGAGGCGTTAGGCGACAGAAAGCtcgttgatttttgttttttatggcTCACTTAAAAGAAAGCGGAAATAGTGAAAGGGCGGGGAAATGCGGGAAATCGGACAGCGAATTTTTAACGTGTTAATTCCAAGGCGGCTGCTAACAAGTAGACAAACAGAGCGGAAAAAAGGAGGAAACAGCTCGAAAAAAGTGACGTCCAATGGAAGGGGATAACGAAAAAGGGCCAGATGAGAAATGAAATCAACGGcgttattatttgttgttttagcATTCTCTTGACTTGATAGACATTTTCTCCCCCATTTTGGAAACTCCACAGCAATTGCTTCTTGCTGTTTTACCCTCCGGCAGTTCCACTTCAGTGTGTGGGGCTGCTTtccacaaataaaatttaattgcaaacataataaaaaccaGAGGAATAACTTCATTTGCATTGcgaatacaaaaattaatacaaatgaCTCGGTAATGCTACTGTTTTGCGTTTGGGGTAATAATATGGTTTAGATTTTATTTCGTAGAGTTAAGGAGAGGTTTTCACAGAAAAATGGGATgattgtttaaaaaattcaaaaccaattttcacaaatttgttgaaaagtatgtaacaggcagaatgaAGCGTTTTCGAgtctataaagtatatatatttttgatcaagatcaatagCTAAGGGTCcctaattaattattaaattttacacCATTCGAATTGATACTGAAAATCGAGCATGGccaaaaccaaattggtgctATCCAAAcccaatttaaatattccaATCTCAGAAATCTAAAACAATGTTTCACAACCATTTCTAACGTTCTCGCACAACTGAAAACAACTGAATTGACCCACATAAAACGCAATTCAATTAGTAAACtgattatattttaattggcCCCCATTAAGCAATGGATACCCGAAACAGGAAAATAAAACCTCACAAAGTGAGCAAGCTATTCGCAAATATCGAAAAATGCCCGAAGGCACATGGTTTGCCATGCTCACGTGGGCCACTTCAAAGAGAAGCCAAACagcacattacgcatacgcctcGTTAGCCAGGACCGAGTAATATGGCCAAAGGCCAAACGAGTGCCAGAAACGGCAGAGAGCGTGCAAACATATTCaaaacagcaaacaatttgcaaattagtagagaatttaaaaaaataacatcCACCAACCGCTTACCGCAGAAATTCATTGTGTTGTAGACATTTACGGAATGTTTCGCTGccaaaaatgtagaaaaattGGAGGGTTAAAAAATTGTTAGTTAGCTTATGTACTCCTTGGGCatgtgttttgtttgctggctgagtgaaaataaaacggtggttataaaattttatgtcGATTGAAATGTATGCGAGAGCAAATTTCCTTTATGGCTCCATTTTATTTACCTACTTGCAGCTCCTTTTGGGTCCTAGCAGCCTGCATTTCCGCATTGCGCGCCAAGGACATTATTCATTGTCTCCCTCTCCCCATTTCTTTGGGGGCCACTTGAGAGTGCAAGAGCAGATAATAATTCTTACATGTCCCAGCAAGTTGCAATTCCTGGTCCTTTAACTTGCCCCCCGCCCTTTTGGTTCCTATTGCTTACCCCATATCTTGTTTTTTCCTTGTTAGCCCAGTGCCTTTGTCTTTTGGCGTCTTTTGTCTTTCACTTATGCATGTGCGTTGGCCCAGCTTCCGTTCTCTGCGATTTCCACACTGTGGCGGATGCACCGAGAGAAAAACGTTAATAGCAACTGGCAAATGTGGGGGTAATGGATGTGTGTCATATATACCTCAGATGCCATACGAAATGTTTGatttttggcactttttacctatataaataatttttttctagCGGCTCTAGCGGATCTCATAATTTGCCATACTTTATCACCGCAGAAAATAGTTTATGTgacacaaatatttatatgtatataacttttttttcaTAGTGTTTGTGTGGAATTTTATGACGAGTCGAGCCTGCCACATGAGCCCCCGAGGCGTTTGGCAAGCAGGACAaagacaacgacaacgacaacgacaacgatgTCTCATAAAGTGCGAAAACTTAGGAGTAGTCACAGCTCAAGATGGAGCTGGCGCAGAACCTAAAACTGAGTCTGAATCCGAGTTGGGAGCGCTGCTCCTTTAATACTTTGATAATCCTTGGCTCCAGTCGAACTCACAGAGACACAAGCACAATAACTTTTGATACGCCGGAATTCCCTTCCCCGAAAATCGTCCTGCGATGTAGACAGCCATTCAACTTTGTTACTCGAGCTTTATCGCAGTTTCGCATGTGTTTGTTTCTATATCTCGCTGTGTGTGCGGGGCAAATTATATAAGCATGATAATATTGTATAACACATCGGATCCCCACTCCCTTTAGAGCCCCTAGACTGggacaatggcaatggcaactgTGGCTCCCTGCCAATTCACTTTGTctagtttcaatttcaatttgatttcgTGCTACTCGTTGGCATCATTTTGATTTGCTTATTTGTCCGACTCATGTTTATTTCTCTCCCTGCTCTTCAGACTTATCATTCGGCTTTCTAGTTAGAAACTTGTAAAATTGAGCACCATGCTTGCGGGCACTTTCCTATCAAGATATTGTGGAGAAATGTTTTACATTTTAGTCACTCTCCTTTGTGCCATTAAGCTAACAGTTTTCGGGCACTTAAGTTAAGATGGGAGTGGCAGGACATTAAAGGTTCAACTAGGGAACGTctcaaaatatttcaacacaCAACAAAGGAATAAACCCCTTGCATCtattgttaaaatttttattttaattttgcgCAATGAAAAATCACCAATctccaaataaatataatggGAAACGTGTAATTGATTGATCCGGGAAAGTTTTAAATtgacaacaaaaatataatatttcctttataTATTCTGTCACTTCCTGGTTTTCTCCTAGGGTATTATttccttttgctgctgctgcattttcaACGAGCAGCGTTGGTGTTGGAAAATAACCGCAACAGCCGGTCCCAACCGCAAACGCTTTTTCATTCAAGCCAACACTTTCCACCCAAAAACAGCAGGAGGGAATTAAGCCaccagaaagagagagaaacaGATAGGCCGCCAGATAGGGCTAGAATTTCCATCGCAACACGGTTCCAACTTCCGAACAGTGCCGTTATAATTACAAATTGATAACAATTCCTACGTTAATCAGACATATAGAAACATTGTTGCAGAGAGGCGCTAACCGAAACACGTTGCACATTCTCTCCGGAAGTGCAGAATTTGTGCTGTATTTGATGGACCAAGGGGTCCATGATAGATATAGTTTACTGCACATGTCGGTGTACATTCAGAAGCCTACGGAGCTCAAAATCGAATGAATAAGTAAGTAGACTCACAAATTAGTGATTATGGAGATGCATTAGCAActttaagtaaattaaatgtGTGTGTACACAGAGCATATATGAAGCTCAGAATAATAAGTTTATAAATTTAGCAATTATATGTCCATTTTAGTGCCCATAACATTTGGTGattagtaaataaattgaataaagtaaaataaaccGTAGTATTAAAGCCTTTGTCCAAAATCATAATACGATTATGATGGGAAAAATCAGGCAGAACTCGAATTTCAAATCACTTTCGAAAGTGTAAaacttgattt is part of the Drosophila yakuba strain Tai18E2 chromosome 2R, Prin_Dyak_Tai18E2_2.1, whole genome shotgun sequence genome and encodes:
- the LOC6529566 gene encoding uncharacterized protein LOC6529566, which produces MFESFDWTLGLDLKSFRDVKQRIVRKIGDLEHQGAKWGRLIGIEDGKDDAFLRFMKKNI